The following are from one region of the Sulfurimicrobium lacus genome:
- a CDS encoding efflux RND transporter periplasmic adaptor subunit, with protein MKKIVTILIVIALVAAGAMLVKKKRDQLAKEPPPQALAVVVEAARLQPGPVTLTRRTTADVAALHETVIASRLSAYVIALPLSEGSKFKRGNVLAKLDMSQSDDGQTSSLATDLAAAESSFRAEHERLERTRKLYQIQGVSLEQLQSAEASLAAVRARLALARENLRGATVTAPFDGVVSQRFAQAGDLATPGKPLLKIIDTSSGNRLLVTLPEGLPALTLRAANQELALQPWPEATPQGLRRYEARAASGFVPGTRVDARVVVFQSPQATLLPRSCLFNSDGRNATVLRLDEQNKKVESLAIALSAEGEEGAATLDTRLEKRDVVCASADILTRLAAGTPFQVRAR; from the coding sequence ATGAAAAAAATCGTCACCATCCTGATCGTCATCGCCCTGGTTGCCGCGGGTGCGATGCTGGTAAAGAAAAAGCGCGACCAACTGGCCAAGGAGCCGCCGCCGCAAGCCCTCGCCGTGGTGGTGGAGGCCGCGCGCCTGCAGCCCGGCCCGGTGACGCTGACACGCCGCACCACCGCCGACGTGGCGGCGCTGCACGAAACCGTCATCGCCAGCCGCCTCAGCGCCTACGTCATCGCCCTGCCGCTGAGCGAGGGCAGCAAGTTCAAGCGCGGCAACGTGCTGGCGAAACTGGACATGAGCCAGTCGGACGACGGACAGACCAGCTCCCTCGCCACCGACCTGGCGGCCGCCGAAAGCAGCTTCAGGGCCGAACATGAGCGCCTGGAGCGCACCCGCAAGCTGTACCAGATCCAGGGCGTGTCGCTGGAGCAGCTGCAGTCGGCCGAGGCCAGCCTTGCCGCGGTACGCGCACGGCTGGCGCTGGCGCGTGAAAACCTGCGCGGCGCCACGGTCACCGCCCCCTTCGACGGCGTTGTGAGCCAGCGCTTCGCGCAAGCGGGCGACCTGGCCACGCCGGGCAAGCCGCTGCTGAAAATCATCGACACCAGTTCGGGCAACCGCCTGCTGGTGACCCTGCCGGAAGGCTTGCCGGCATTGACGCTGCGCGCCGCCAATCAGGAACTGGCGCTGCAGCCGTGGCCGGAGGCCACGCCGCAAGGGCTGCGCCGCTACGAGGCGCGCGCCGCCAGCGGCTTCGTTCCCGGCACGCGGGTGGACGCGCGGGTGGTCGTTTTTCAATCGCCCCAAGCCACATTGTTGCCGCGCAGCTGTCTCTTCAACAGCGATGGCCGCAACGCCACGGTGCTGCGTCTGGACGAGCAGAACAAGAAGGTGGAATCCCTGGCCATCGCGCTCAGCGCGGAGGGCGAGGAAGGCGCCGCCACCCTCGACACGCGCCTCGAAAAGCGGGATGTAGTCTGCGCCAGCGCCGACATCCTCACCCGCCTCGCCGCCGGGACGCCGTTCCAGGTGAGGGCTCGTTAA
- a CDS encoding TolC family protein has translation MQHPQLRAASDQTGAAQAQLEAASGRYFGNATVSAGWHRYEGQRVVGVYTPGQPGLPLTSDAIGQAGVNYSLPVDVFGVIAANRERAKQDLASAELLARQQTLLKLHQAGSDYFGLQALLSQKEALALYRRRVEATYARISKEVELGKAAGVDASYAASEVMRLAADETALQGAISQTQADLQEASGVENFLPKSTALALPDWDETAPEQTLPAQLAQTRADAARAQANENRRALYPSVSLDANYFRNQGNGDNRDTWAVGGVVSLPLGISAYKQSQAQNLNAQAAAEQKQAALRDSACQLASLKSAYQSARADMAAMEKEIAYREQIVAVQREMQRLGNQTLENLFRHERDLLDARYRLALSRARAAAAWSSAQVLAGMAPENYIARWEPK, from the coding sequence CTGCAGCACCCGCAGCTGCGCGCGGCAAGCGACCAGACCGGCGCGGCCCAGGCCCAGCTGGAAGCCGCCAGCGGGCGCTATTTCGGCAACGCCACCGTCTCCGCCGGGTGGCACCGCTACGAGGGTCAGCGCGTGGTCGGCGTTTACACGCCGGGACAGCCGGGCCTGCCGCTCACCTCGGACGCCATCGGCCAGGCCGGCGTCAACTACAGCCTGCCGGTGGACGTGTTCGGCGTCATCGCCGCCAACCGGGAAAGGGCCAAGCAGGACCTCGCCAGCGCCGAACTGCTGGCGCGCCAGCAAACCCTGCTCAAGCTGCACCAGGCCGGCAGCGACTACTTCGGCCTGCAAGCACTGCTCAGCCAGAAGGAAGCGCTCGCGCTCTACCGCCGCCGCGTGGAAGCGACGTACGCCCGCATCAGCAAGGAAGTCGAGCTCGGCAAGGCGGCCGGCGTGGACGCGAGCTATGCGGCAAGCGAAGTCATGCGCCTGGCCGCGGACGAAACTGCGCTGCAAGGCGCCATCTCCCAGACCCAGGCGGATTTGCAGGAAGCCAGCGGGGTGGAAAATTTCCTGCCCAAGTCGACCGCGCTGGCGCTGCCCGATTGGGACGAAACTGCGCCCGAACAGACTCTGCCGGCACAGCTCGCCCAGACGCGCGCGGATGCCGCGCGCGCGCAGGCGAACGAAAACCGCCGCGCCCTGTATCCGTCCGTCAGCCTGGATGCCAACTATTTCCGCAACCAGGGCAACGGCGACAATCGCGACACCTGGGCCGTGGGCGGCGTGGTGAGCCTGCCGCTGGGAATCAGCGCCTACAAACAGTCGCAGGCGCAAAACCTCAACGCCCAGGCGGCAGCCGAGCAGAAACAGGCGGCCCTGCGCGACAGCGCGTGCCAGCTTGCCAGCCTGAAAAGCGCCTACCAGTCGGCACGCGCCGACATGGCGGCGATGGAAAAGGAAATCGCCTACCGCGAGCAGATCGTCGCGGTGCAGCGCGAAATGCAGCGCCTCGGCAACCAGACCCTGGAAAACCTGTTCCGCCACGAGCGCGACCTGCTCGATGCGCGCTACCGCCTGGCGCTGTCTCGCGCCCGCGCCGCCGCCGCGTGGTCCTCGGCCCAGGTGCTGGCAGGCATGGCGCCGGAAAACTATATCGCCCGCTGGGAACCCAAATAA
- a CDS encoding YceI family protein: MKKTLIALALSSAMSVSAFAADSYTIDSTHTFPSFEISHLGFSIQRGRFDKTVGKITLDPVAKTGSIDVAIDAASVDTGLADLEKHLRGEEFFDTDKYPTITFTSSKLKFEGDKLVGADGEFTLHGVTKPLTLQLDHFKCGAHPMTKKPRCGANATATLKRSEFGMAKYVPLVGDDVKIVIQVEADKD, encoded by the coding sequence ATGAAAAAAACCCTGATCGCCCTCGCCCTCTCCAGCGCCATGAGCGTCTCCGCTTTTGCCGCGGACAGCTACACCATCGATTCGACCCACACTTTCCCCAGTTTCGAAATCAGCCACCTCGGTTTCTCCATCCAGCGCGGCCGTTTCGACAAGACCGTCGGCAAGATCACCCTCGACCCCGTCGCCAAGACCGGCAGCATTGACGTAGCCATCGACGCCGCATCGGTCGACACCGGCCTGGCCGACCTGGAAAAGCACCTGCGCGGCGAAGAGTTCTTCGATACGGACAAATACCCGACCATCACCTTCACTTCCAGCAAGCTCAAGTTCGAAGGCGACAAGCTGGTCGGCGCCGATGGCGAGTTCACCCTGCACGGCGTGACCAAACCCCTTACCCTGCAGCTCGACCACTTCAAATGCGGCGCCCATCCGATGACCAAGAAGCCCCGCTGTGGCGCCAACGCCACGGCCACGCTCAAGCGCTCCGAATTCGGCATGGCCAAATACGTCCCCCTAGTCGGCGACGACGTGAAAATCGTCATCCAGGTCGAGGCCGACAAGGACTGA
- a CDS encoding YceI family protein — protein sequence MIRLLAALALLVSATVHGAELHNVQLDKSTIAFVSKQMNVPVEGTFRKFSAQITMDPVRPEAGRARIDIELASIDAGSEEANDEVKGKNWFSVREFPKASFVSGSVKALGGGRYEASGKMTIKGKTLDARAPFTLKQLNGALILDGAFPLKRLDYGIGAGVWSDTSVVADEVQVKFHFVLK from the coding sequence ATGATCCGCCTGCTCGCCGCTCTTGCCCTGCTCGTTAGCGCTACCGTTCATGGCGCGGAACTCCACAACGTACAACTCGACAAAAGCACCATCGCCTTCGTCTCGAAACAGATGAACGTCCCGGTAGAAGGTACGTTCAGAAAATTCAGCGCGCAAATCACCATGGACCCGGTCAGGCCCGAAGCCGGGCGCGCCCGCATCGACATCGAGCTGGCCAGCATCGATGCCGGCAGCGAGGAAGCGAATGACGAGGTCAAAGGCAAGAACTGGTTCAGCGTGCGCGAATTCCCCAAAGCCAGCTTCGTCTCCGGATCAGTCAAGGCGTTAGGCGGCGGCCGCTACGAGGCCAGCGGCAAGATGACCATCAAGGGCAAAACGCTGGATGCTCGCGCACCCTTCACCCTTAAACAATTAAATGGCGCGCTGATCCTGGACGGTGCCTTCCCGCTCAAACGCCTCGACTACGGCATCGGCGCCGGCGTATGGAGCGACACCTCGGTGGTCGCCGACGAAGTCCAGGTCAAGTTCCATTTCGTATTGAAGTAA
- a CDS encoding cytochrome b, translated as MNQPARYTNTAIGLHWLIALIIFATFPLGLVMGDMETSPLKLKLFSYHKWIGVTIFLLAVGRLAWRAGHTPPPLPDTMPPWQRRAANGLHHMLYLLLFAIPLSGWLMSSAEGFQTVYFGVLPLPDLIGKNKLLGDVLSDVHETLNYIMLALVVLHIGAALKHHFIDRDDILARMLPFLNKEKQE; from the coding sequence ATGAACCAGCCTGCCCGCTATACCAACACGGCCATCGGCCTGCACTGGCTGATCGCCTTGATCATCTTCGCCACTTTCCCGCTCGGGCTAGTGATGGGCGACATGGAGACTTCACCGCTCAAGCTCAAGCTCTTCAGCTACCATAAATGGATCGGCGTCACCATTTTCCTGCTGGCCGTAGGGCGCCTCGCGTGGCGCGCGGGCCACACGCCGCCGCCCCTGCCCGACACCATGCCGCCCTGGCAACGGCGTGCCGCAAACGGCCTGCACCATATGCTTTACCTGCTGCTGTTCGCCATTCCGCTCAGCGGCTGGCTGATGAGTTCGGCCGAGGGTTTCCAGACCGTATACTTCGGCGTGCTGCCGCTGCCGGACTTGATCGGCAAAAACAAACTGCTGGGCGATGTACTCTCTGACGTGCATGAGACACTAAATTACATCATGCTGGCACTGGTGGTATTACACATCGGTGCCGCGCTTAAGCACCACTTCATCGATCGCGACGACATCCTCGCCCGCATGTTGCCCTTCCTCAACAAGGAGAAACAGGAATGA
- a CDS encoding MarR family winged helix-turn-helix transcriptional regulator, with amino-acid sequence MTPAAFLPVLRELATAYQAFEGYSSAHIRTLDLTPAQFDIIATLGNTPGMPLNELGAKTLITKGTLTGVVDRLSGKQLVERSASPSDGRSQIVQLTPQGETLFERIFPAHLAHMQQAFAELSAEELVVMETSMRRLRDAFTAALTRSDKAP; translated from the coding sequence ATGACCCCAGCTGCATTCCTGCCCGTATTGCGCGAACTGGCCACAGCCTACCAGGCCTTCGAGGGCTATTCATCGGCACACATCCGCACGCTGGACCTGACCCCGGCGCAGTTCGACATCATCGCCACGCTGGGCAACACCCCTGGCATGCCGCTCAACGAACTGGGCGCCAAGACCCTGATCACCAAGGGAACGCTGACGGGCGTGGTCGACCGTCTGAGCGGCAAGCAACTGGTGGAGCGCAGCGCTTCTCCCAGCGACGGTCGCAGCCAGATCGTCCAGCTCACACCGCAAGGAGAGACGCTGTTCGAACGCATCTTTCCGGCCCATCTTGCACACATGCAGCAGGCATTCGCGGAACTCTCGGCCGAAGAACTGGTCGTTATGGAAACAAGTATGCGCCGCCTGCGCGATGCCTTCACCGCCGCACTAACCCGATCGGATAAAGCGCCATGA
- a CDS encoding MarR family winged helix-turn-helix transcriptional regulator, whose translation MKKTTLGKRDFETLSHFRYQLRRFLRFSEEITLEHGVTHLQYLLLLHIKGYQGREWATVGELAERLQSHHHGVVSLVSRCEKLGLVYREKGKVDRREVEVHLTPAGENVVEELARLHRDELLNLQGIFQVPGVLDLAKDDASEQAPAAKPD comes from the coding sequence ATGAAAAAAACCACGCTCGGCAAAAGGGATTTCGAAACCCTCTCGCATTTCCGCTACCAGCTGCGCCGCTTCCTGCGCTTCAGCGAGGAAATCACGCTAGAGCACGGCGTCACCCACCTGCAGTACCTGCTGCTGCTGCACATCAAGGGCTACCAGGGCAGGGAGTGGGCAACCGTCGGCGAACTGGCGGAACGCTTGCAATCCCATCACCACGGGGTAGTTTCTCTGGTTTCCCGCTGCGAGAAACTGGGCCTGGTATATCGGGAAAAAGGCAAGGTCGACCGGCGCGAGGTAGAAGTTCACCTCACCCCTGCGGGCGAGAACGTCGTGGAAGAACTGGCGCGCCTGCACCGCGACGAACTGCTTAACCTGCAAGGCATATTCCAGGTCCCCGGCGTGCTGGATCTGGCGAAGGACGACGCCAGCGAGCAAGCGCCAGCGGCAAAGCCGGACTGA
- a CDS encoding TusE/DsrC/DsvC family sulfur relay protein — MMDAFTKLPEIDAEGYLVEPQDWSEELAEEFARQEKIDLNEDHWDVIRFMRAYYEEHQVAPDARFVIKHLAGRLGADSRNKLFELFPYGYVKQSCRIAGMKRPRAWSTG, encoded by the coding sequence ATGATGGATGCTTTTACCAAACTGCCGGAAATCGATGCCGAGGGTTACCTGGTTGAGCCGCAGGACTGGAGCGAAGAGTTGGCCGAGGAATTCGCCCGCCAGGAAAAAATCGATCTCAACGAGGACCACTGGGATGTGATCCGTTTCATGCGGGCTTATTACGAAGAGCACCAGGTCGCGCCCGATGCCCGCTTCGTGATCAAGCACCTGGCCGGGCGCCTGGGCGCGGATTCACGCAACAAGCTTTTCGAGCTGTTCCCCTACGGCTACGTCAAGCAGTCGTGCCGGATCGCCGGGATGAAGCGCCCGCGCGCCTGGAGCACGGGCTGA
- a CDS encoding MarR family transcriptional regulator, which yields MDNQFTPFEERIRRVAERNPGMPVENVTLTRMFFYVYKALEDSANHFLAAYGLNNTHYIALIMIYSSEGNMLNPCKLSEALLSSRANITRLTDELVENGWVERQGSSADRRRVELSLTPAGTALIEKILPRNWERIDRLWAGFSPEEIALTGNLLRKLLSRIGQVDGDEHAC from the coding sequence ATGGATAACCAGTTCACCCCGTTCGAGGAAAGGATTCGCCGCGTGGCGGAGCGGAATCCGGGCATGCCGGTCGAAAACGTCACGCTGACGCGGATGTTCTTCTACGTTTACAAGGCGCTGGAAGACAGCGCCAATCACTTCCTCGCCGCCTATGGCCTCAACAACACCCATTACATCGCCCTGATCATGATTTATTCCAGCGAGGGCAACATGCTCAACCCGTGCAAGCTGAGCGAGGCGCTGCTCTCCTCGCGCGCCAACATTACCCGCCTGACTGACGAACTGGTCGAGAATGGCTGGGTCGAACGTCAGGGCAGCAGCGCAGACCGGCGCCGCGTCGAACTCTCCCTGACGCCCGCCGGCACGGCGCTGATCGAAAAAATTCTGCCGCGCAACTGGGAACGGATCGACCGCCTGTGGGCCGGGTTTTCCCCCGAGGAGATCGCGCTGACCGGAAACTTGCTGCGCAAGCTGCTGTCACGAATCGGACAGGTGGATGGCGATGAACATGCCTGCTAA
- a CDS encoding efflux transporter outer membrane subunit, whose protein sequence is MPAKSSISLLSAVVLVGCAPLPAVSPPRPEIAKTALQQILAATAGDPAFTRAAWPERAWWRAFDDKALDALVEMALRDSPTLATAQARIDRARQAAHLVELESGIRYNSDATVVRQHLSENGLFPPPMGGSTLNEGDISVGAAYAFDWWGKNRALLRSAVGESRAAEAERSAAELALGGEVADAYFDWQDVVARSKLARQTVDKRRMVLRLAGSRLKRGIDSALPSSQMEVLLAEEQDKLKDLETQSRILRDRLAALTGNGPDWAAGLDEPVLTPAAPFPLPQKLPLDWLAQRPDLVALKWRAEAAAQRIEGARADFYPNVDLRLLLGLQSIDLGNWLTAKSWYGSFGPAVHIPLFNVRTLRTNLGMREAEYAAAAAQYNLALIVAASQVADALARVSALDARERLQLSATVSAERAQHLQAQRFASGLSDRLPLLDGEIAALAQHARESKLQADRKRAMAALFVALGGGHESNRE, encoded by the coding sequence ATGCCTGCTAAATCCAGTATTTCGCTGTTGAGCGCGGTCGTTCTGGTCGGCTGCGCGCCGCTCCCTGCCGTTTCGCCGCCCCGGCCCGAGATCGCAAAGACGGCGCTGCAGCAGATATTGGCCGCGACTGCCGGCGACCCAGCCTTCACGCGCGCGGCCTGGCCGGAGCGCGCGTGGTGGCGTGCCTTCGACGACAAAGCGCTCGATGCGCTGGTGGAAATGGCGCTGCGCGACAGCCCGACCCTGGCGACGGCGCAGGCGCGCATCGACCGGGCGCGGCAAGCTGCGCACCTGGTGGAACTCGAATCCGGAATCCGCTACAACAGCGATGCCACGGTGGTGCGCCAGCACTTGAGCGAGAACGGCTTGTTCCCGCCGCCCATGGGCGGCAGCACTTTGAACGAAGGCGACATTTCCGTCGGCGCCGCCTATGCGTTCGACTGGTGGGGCAAGAACCGCGCCCTGCTGCGGTCCGCCGTGGGCGAAAGCCGGGCGGCCGAGGCGGAACGCAGCGCGGCCGAGCTGGCGCTGGGCGGCGAAGTGGCCGACGCTTATTTCGACTGGCAGGATGTCGTTGCCAGATCCAAGCTGGCTCGACAGACCGTGGACAAGCGCCGCATGGTGTTGCGCCTGGCGGGGTCGCGGCTGAAGCGCGGCATCGATTCGGCGCTGCCTTCCAGCCAGATGGAAGTGCTGCTGGCCGAGGAACAGGACAAGCTCAAGGATCTCGAAACGCAGTCCCGCATCCTGCGCGACCGTCTCGCCGCGCTGACCGGCAACGGCCCCGACTGGGCGGCAGGACTGGACGAACCGGTGCTGACTCCCGCCGCACCTTTCCCGCTGCCGCAAAAATTGCCGCTCGACTGGCTGGCGCAGCGGCCCGACCTGGTCGCGCTGAAATGGCGCGCCGAAGCGGCGGCGCAGCGCATCGAAGGGGCCAGGGCGGATTTCTACCCGAACGTCGATTTGCGCCTGCTGCTCGGCCTGCAAAGCATCGATCTCGGCAACTGGCTCACGGCGAAGAGCTGGTACGGCTCGTTCGGGCCCGCCGTGCATATCCCCCTGTTCAACGTGCGCACGCTGCGCACCAACCTGGGCATGCGCGAAGCCGAATATGCCGCCGCTGCGGCGCAGTACAACCTGGCGCTGATCGTCGCGGCAAGCCAGGTGGCGGACGCGCTGGCGCGGGTAAGCGCGCTCGACGCGCGGGAGCGTTTGCAGCTCAGCGCCACTGTCAGCGCGGAACGCGCGCAGCATCTGCAGGCGCAGCGTTTCGCCAGCGGACTGAGCGACCGTCTGCCGCTGCTGGACGGCGAGATCGCCGCACTTGCGCAACACGCGCGTGAATCGAAGCTGCAAGCCGACCGCAAGCGCGCCATGGCGGCGCTGTTCGTCGCGCTGGGCGGCGGGCACGAATCGAACCGGGAGTAA
- a CDS encoding HlyD family secretion protein, producing the protein MSEAPNNNSAKRSRALLVLTLGFFLLGLGYGVYWWIHGRHHETTDDAYVAGNLIRVTPRIAGTVVAVYADDTDLVQRGQLLVRLDDADARVALSAAESRLAETVRQVRQMFSAVEQDRANVAIKQESLRQAEADAARRGGAAADEAVSREEREHSGSALKRAQSELRLANSQLEGALAQVAHTDVAHHPAVMQAEAQVREAFLNLGRCEIRAAESGYVAKRAVQVGQQAAPGTALMVVVPLRQVWVEANFKEDQLQRMRIGQAVELQSDLYGSGVTLHGKVAGLGAGTGSVFSLLPPQNASGNWIKIVQRLPVRIVLDPAEVAKHPLRIGLSMKAQVETKDASGESLASVSPSGPRYETAVYGDDEKAAGQRIREIVAANLQQAK; encoded by the coding sequence ATGTCTGAAGCACCCAACAATAATTCAGCCAAGCGCAGCCGCGCGCTGCTGGTCCTGACCCTGGGCTTTTTCCTGCTCGGGCTGGGCTACGGCGTGTACTGGTGGATTCACGGCCGCCACCACGAAACCACCGACGACGCCTACGTCGCCGGCAACCTGATCCGCGTCACGCCGCGCATCGCCGGCACGGTGGTGGCGGTTTACGCCGACGACACCGACCTGGTGCAGCGCGGCCAGCTGCTGGTGCGGCTGGACGATGCCGACGCCCGCGTTGCCCTGTCCGCCGCCGAATCCCGCCTGGCGGAAACGGTACGCCAGGTGCGGCAGATGTTCAGCGCCGTGGAGCAGGACCGCGCCAACGTCGCGATCAAACAGGAAAGCCTGCGCCAGGCCGAGGCCGATGCGGCGCGGCGCGGCGGCGCGGCGGCGGACGAGGCCGTGTCGCGCGAGGAGCGCGAGCACAGCGGGTCGGCGCTGAAACGCGCCCAGTCCGAACTGCGGCTTGCCAACAGCCAGCTCGAAGGCGCGCTGGCGCAGGTGGCGCATACCGACGTCGCGCACCATCCCGCCGTGATGCAGGCGGAAGCGCAGGTGCGCGAGGCCTTTCTCAACCTCGGCCGCTGCGAGATCCGCGCGGCGGAAAGCGGCTACGTGGCCAAGCGTGCGGTGCAGGTCGGTCAGCAGGCGGCGCCCGGCACCGCCCTGATGGTGGTGGTGCCGCTGCGACAGGTGTGGGTCGAGGCCAACTTCAAGGAAGACCAGCTGCAGCGCATGCGCATCGGCCAGGCGGTCGAACTGCAGTCCGACCTGTACGGCAGCGGGGTGACGCTGCACGGCAAGGTGGCGGGGCTGGGGGCCGGCACCGGCAGCGTGTTTTCCCTCCTGCCGCCGCAGAACGCCAGCGGCAACTGGATCAAGATCGTGCAGCGCTTGCCGGTACGCATCGTGCTGGACCCCGCCGAAGTGGCCAAGCACCCGCTGCGCATCGGCCTGTCGATGAAGGCGCAGGTGGAAACCAAAGATGCCTCCGGCGAGTCGCTCGCCAGCGTTTCACCCAGCGGCCCGCGCTATGAGACGGCGGTGTATGGCGACGACGAGAAGGCAGCCGGGCAGCGTATCCGCGAGATCGTCGCGGCCAACCTGCAGCAGGCGAAATAA
- a CDS encoding DHA2 family efflux MFS transporter permease subunit, whose translation MKPDTLPPLHGFALVLLTLALGLGTFMQVLDTSIANVSLPAISGDLAVSPNQGTWVITSFAVSNAIALALTGWLSRRFGQVRLFALSTLLFTLASWLCGLAPNLPLLIAARVLQGAVAGPMIPLSQALLLSNYPSEKKGLALALWSITVMVAPIMGPIMGGWITDNISWPWIFYINIPVGIFSSFLTWRLLRGRESERANVPVDKVGLFLLVLGIGALQILLDKGNELDWFESKQILVLAVVSVVALAFLIAWELTEDHPVVDLHLFGNRNFLIGVATLSIGYLVFFGNVVILPLWLQTQMGYTATWAGMAAAPVGILSIFFSPLVGKYMHRLDLRIWASFSFAVFAAVSYWNSHFNTDVTFWQLVIPRLLMGIGVSAFFVPLMSLTLSDIPPRLLASATGMSNFIRILAGSFGTSLSITLWDRRAAYHHELMAERVTDFSPVTHDALATLGGLEQQLSASYAMLERSMQQQAVMLATNEIFWLSSLMFVGLMLLVWVARPAQPAAKEAGAGAH comes from the coding sequence GTGAAGCCGGACACGCTGCCGCCGCTGCACGGCTTTGCCCTTGTCCTGCTGACCCTGGCGCTTGGGCTGGGCACCTTCATGCAGGTGCTCGATACCTCCATCGCCAACGTCTCGCTGCCCGCCATCTCCGGCGACCTGGCGGTGAGCCCCAACCAGGGCACCTGGGTCATCACCTCGTTCGCCGTCAGCAACGCCATCGCGCTCGCGCTCACCGGCTGGCTGTCGCGCCGCTTCGGCCAGGTGCGCCTGTTCGCCCTGTCCACGCTGCTGTTCACGCTGGCTTCCTGGCTGTGCGGGCTGGCGCCCAACCTGCCGCTGCTGATCGCCGCGCGGGTGCTGCAGGGGGCCGTGGCGGGACCGATGATCCCGCTCTCGCAGGCTTTGCTGCTGTCGAACTATCCCAGCGAGAAGAAGGGCCTGGCCCTGGCGCTGTGGTCCATCACCGTGATGGTGGCGCCGATCATGGGGCCGATCATGGGCGGCTGGATCACCGACAACATCAGCTGGCCGTGGATTTTCTACATCAACATCCCGGTCGGAATCTTCTCTTCCTTCCTTACCTGGCGCCTGTTGCGCGGGCGCGAGTCGGAGCGGGCGAACGTCCCGGTGGACAAGGTCGGCTTGTTCCTGCTGGTGCTCGGCATCGGCGCCCTGCAAATCCTGCTCGACAAGGGTAACGAGCTGGACTGGTTCGAGTCGAAGCAAATCCTGGTGCTGGCGGTGGTCAGCGTGGTGGCGCTGGCTTTCCTCATTGCCTGGGAACTGACCGAAGACCATCCCGTCGTCGATCTCCACCTGTTCGGCAACCGCAATTTCCTCATCGGGGTCGCCACCCTGAGCATCGGCTACCTGGTGTTCTTCGGCAACGTGGTGATCCTGCCGCTGTGGCTGCAGACCCAGATGGGCTACACCGCGACCTGGGCCGGCATGGCGGCGGCGCCGGTGGGCATCCTGTCGATCTTCTTCTCGCCGCTGGTGGGCAAGTACATGCACAGGCTCGACCTGAGAATCTGGGCCAGCTTCAGCTTCGCCGTGTTTGCCGCGGTGTCGTACTGGAACAGCCATTTCAATACCGACGTCACCTTCTGGCAACTGGTGATCCCGCGCCTGCTCATGGGCATCGGCGTATCGGCCTTCTTCGTGCCGCTGATGTCGCTCACCCTGTCCGACATCCCGCCGCGCCTGCTCGCCAGCGCCACCGGCATGTCCAACTTCATCCGCATCCTCGCCGGCAGCTTCGGCACCTCGCTCAGCATCACCCTGTGGGACCGCCGTGCCGCCTACCACCACGAACTGATGGCCGAACGCGTGACGGATTTCTCGCCCGTCACCCACGATGCGCTGGCCACCCTGGGCGGGCTGGAGCAGCAGCTTTCGGCCAGCTACGCCATGCTGGAGCGCAGCATGCAGCAGCAGGCGGTGATGCTCGCCACCAACGAGATTTTCTGGCTCTCGTCGCTGATGTTCGTCGGCCTCATGCTGCTGGTTTGGGTCGCACGGCCGGCACAGCCGGCGGCGAAGGAAGCGGGGGCTGGGGCGCACTAG
- a CDS encoding YodC family protein produces the protein MSDKFKIGDIVQLKSGGPRMTVTRVEKAHSGESKIHTTWFVESKPENSVFPFDAIAFCKEEQSEDPEV, from the coding sequence ATGTCAGACAAATTCAAAATTGGTGACATCGTTCAATTGAAGTCCGGTGGTCCAAGAATGACGGTGACACGCGTAGAAAAAGCACACTCTGGAGAATCCAAAATTCACACGACTTGGTTTGTTGAGAGCAAACCGGAAAACAGCGTGTTCCCATTCGATGCCATCGCTTTCTGTAAAGAAGAACAGTCGGAAGACCCTGAGGTTTAG
- a CDS encoding HigA family addiction module antitoxin, whose protein sequence is MRMHKPPHPGEILKKDVLPELGLTVGEFAAHLGVSRPHLSNLLNQRAGITAEMDLKISEALGQLPGLWIRMQATYDLWQAEQAPRQHVAPLRKAA, encoded by the coding sequence ATGCGGATGCATAAACCGCCCCATCCAGGCGAAATACTGAAGAAAGACGTGCTGCCGGAACTAGGCCTCACGGTGGGAGAGTTCGCGGCTCACCTGGGCGTGTCTCGCCCTCACCTTTCCAATCTGCTGAATCAGCGCGCAGGCATCACGGCTGAAATGGATCTCAAAATTTCCGAAGCACTTGGCCAACTCCCTGGTTTGTGGATTAGGATGCAGGCCACCTATGATCTCTGGCAAGCGGAACAAGCACCACGCCAGCATGTGGCGCCGCTGCGCAAGGCGGCATAA